GGTGGCGGCGTTGTAGACGCGAAGGAAGCTGACGGGGCCGCTGGCGCGGCCGCCGGTGGAGGCGACGAGCGCGCCTTCCGGACGCAGGCGGGAGAAGCTGAAGCCGGTGCCTCCGCCGGTCTGGTGAATGGCGGCCGCGGAGCGCAGCGTGTCGAAAATCCCTTCGTCCTTGTCGTCGGTGATGGCGTCGGCGACGGGCAGGACGAAGCAGGCGAAGCACTGTCCGAGGGGCCGGCCGGCGTTCATGAGGGTGGGGGAGTTGGGGAGGAATTCCAGGCCGGCCATGAGGCGGTAGAAGCGTTCGGCGGTCCGGGCGACGCGGTCGTCGTCGGCTCCGTAGAGGCGTTCGGCCTGGGCGACATGGACGGCCACGCGCCAGAAAAGCTCCTCCGGGGTTTCGGCGGGGCGGCCTCGATCGTCCTTGCGGAGGTAGCGCTTTTCGAGGACCCGGAGGGCGTTTTCGGACAGTCGGACGTCCAGGGCGGGGCGCGGCAGGCGCCGCGCCGCGGGAAGGGTCCCTTCCGGGCGCTCGGGCATCGCGGTTTTCCTTCTGAAGCCCAAGGATTTGGGTTTCAAGCGGGATTTTACCACAAGGGGTGGGGGGCCGCAAGGCGGGGCGGCTTTGCGGCGTCAGCGCGGGGTGAAGCTCGTGTGGCAGGCGGGGCAGCGGACGCGGCCGGTGGTATCGAGAGCCTCTTCGAAGACGTTTTCGCAGATGACGCAGGTGACCTTGACGGTGCGGGGGACGGCGGGCATGCGCCGGGTTTCGGGGCGCAGGGGGGCGGGGAGCTCGCTTTTGACCATGCGGAAGACCTGAGTCGCGAATTCCGCGTCGGTGCGGATGGAGTCCGAGGGCTTGCCTTCCTGGAGGGGGCCCTTGCATCGGGGGCAGGCGACGCTCTTGTTGCGGGAAAGGGTCAGGACGGTGAAGGAGAGCCGGCAGGCGGGGCAGTGCATGATCTTCTTGAGCTGCCGGGCCAGGAGCGTTTTGACCTGGTCGGCGGTGAGATAGCCCCGGGCGATCATGATCTCGCCGAGGGACCGGGTTTCGCCGGGCTGGGCCTGGAGGCGCAGGCATTCGTTGACCTGATCCAGGGTGGCGAGTCCCTCCCGCACGGCGAGTTTGCCGAAGAGGATGTCCTCCTTGCGGCGCTGGGAAGCGGGGTCCACGGCCTGCAGGTTCTCTTTCTGGGCGCGCAGGACCTCGGCGTGCTGCTCGGGGGTCAGATAGCCCTTGTAGAGGAGGATTTCCCCGAGGGGCGGGGCGGGATTTTCCTGGGCCTGGAGGCGCAGGCATTCCTGGATCTGCTCGGCGGTGCAGAATTTCCGGGCGAGGGCGATCTTTCCGAAGAGGAGATCTTCGTCGGCCGGCACGGGGTTACTCCCATTCAATGGTGCTGGGCGGCTTCGACGTGATGTCGTAGACCACTCGGTTGACGCCTTTGACCTCGTTGACGATGCGGGAGCTGATTGCGGCCAGGACGTCGTGGGGGACGCGGCTCCAGTCGGCGGTCATTCCGTCGAGGCTCTCCACGATGCGGACGGCGACGGTTTCCTGGTACGTGCGTCCGTCGCCCATGACGCCGACGCTTCGGACGGGGAGCAGCACGGCGAAATACTGCCACAGGCGGTCCTGGAGCTTGGCCTTTTCGATCTCGTGGACGACGATGTCGTCGGCTTCGCGGAGGATCTCGAGCCGTTCGGGGGTGACGGGGCCGACGCAACGGACCGCCAGGCCCGGGCCGGGGAAGGGCTGGCGCCGGACGAGTTCCTCGGGGAGACCCAGCTCGCGTCCGATGCGGCGGACTTCGTCCTTGAAGAGGAACCGGAGCGGCTCCAGGAGCTTGAAGCCGAGTTCCTTGGGGAGTCCGCCCACGTTGTGGTGGGTCTTGATCTTGGCCGAGGGGCCGCCGTGGGCGGAGCGGGACTCGATGACGTCCGGGTAGAGCGTCCCCTGGGCCAGGAACTTGACCTGTTTGAGGGGGCGGGCGGCCTGCTTGAAGACCTCGACGAAGGTATGGCCGATGCGGGTGCGCTTGATCTCGGGGTCGGTGACGCCCTTGAGGGCCTTGAGGAAGCGGGCGGCGGCGTCCACGACCACGAGGTTGACGTGCATGCGCCGCTCGAAGAAGTCGCGCACCTTTTTGGCTTCGCCCTTGCGGAGGAATCCGTTGTCCACGAAGACGCAGGTGAGGCGGTTGGAGACGGCCTTGTGGACGAGGGCGGCCACCACGGCCGAGTCCACGCCGCCGGAGAGGGCGCACAGGACGTGGTCCTTGCCGGCGGTGCGGCGGATTTCGGCGATGGCGTTGTCCACGTAGGACTTCATTTCCCAGTCGCCGCGGCAGCCGCAGATGGCGTAGAGGAAATTCCGCAGGATCTGGGCGCCGAAGGGCGTATGGTGCACCTCGGGGTGGAACTGGACGCCGTAGAAGGGGCGCTTCTTGTGCCGGACGGCGGCGGTGGCGCAGTTGCGGGTGCTGGCCAGGACGTCGAAGTCGCGCGGGTTGGCTTCCACGCGGTCCCCGTGGCTCATCCAGACCTGGGTATCGTGGGGAACGCCGCGGAAGAGGCGGTCGCCGTTCTTGACGGTGATGTCCGTGCGGCCGTACTCGCGGTCGGCGGCGGGGCTCACCTTGGAGCCCAGAAGCTTGGCTCCGAGCTGCATGCCGTAGCAGATGCCCAGGACGGGGACGCCGAGCTCGAAGATGCGGGGGTCGCAGGTGGGGGCGCGGCGCTGGTAGACGCTGGCGGGCCCGCCGGAGAGGATGATTCCCTTGAGGCGGTGCTTCTTGAGCTCGTCGGGGGAGACGTCCGGCGGGAGGATTTCGCAGTAGACGCTCGCCTCGCGGGTCCGCCGCGCGATGAGCTGGGTGTACTGCGAGCCGAAGTCGAGGATCGCGACGTAGTCGTTATCGGGCATGCCGGGGGATCCCCACCAAGAGCGGAAGCGGCCGGAAGCGCGGGAAAACGTGAGCCAAGGAACCTATCCCCGTTTCAGACGCGTACATTAAAGTCTTTCCGCAGCACCGTCAAGAGTTCTTTGAAGTTCTTGAGCGTGTAGGTGGGCTTCGTGCGCCCCTGTTCGGGCGCGTGCTTACCGCGGCGGACGTGGACGGTGATCATGCCGAGCGCGTTGGCGGGATCGACGTCGTGGGTGGGGTGGTCGCCGACGTACATGGTTTCCCGCGGGGCGACGCCCACCTCGTCGCAGGCCCGCTGGAAAAGTTTCGAGTTGGGCTTGGAGATTCCGATCTGGTCGGAGATGAAGATGGCGGTGGGGGTGAAGTAGTCGTAGAGGCCCAGCCGCAGGAGTTTGTCGGCCTGTTTCACCTCGAGGCCGGCGGTGATGACGCCGCGGACGAGGTCCGTGCGGGCCAGGCGTGCCAGCACCGGGGGGACGTCGGGGTAGGGACGCAGCTGGTGGAATTTGGCGTCGTGGTAGGCCTGGACTCCGGCGGCCACGAGAATGGCGGGATTGACGCCGTCCCAGGAGCGCCGCGGCAGCCGCAGGAGGAGCTTGTCGAAGTGGTGCTCGTGGTTGGAGGAGAATTCGGCGATCACTTCCTGGAGTTCCCGGAGGATGTGCTCGGTGGGCAGGCGCAGGCCCCGGCGGCGCATGGCCTCCACGGCGGCCCGGCGGGCCTTGGAGGCGAAGTCGGTGGTGGAAAAGAGGGTGTCGTCGATGTCGAAGAAGACCGCCTTGAGGCTCATGGCCGCAAGATCGTAACCGAGCCGGGAGGGGGAATCAAGGAACCCCGGCGGGCGGCTTAGAACTGGCGGTCTTCGTGTTCGGCCAGGTCGATGATCTCCGGCGTCACCAGCATGAGCAGGCGCCGTCGTTCATCCGCCTTGGATTTCCGGGTGAAGAAGAAGTTGAGGACCGGGATGTGCTCGAGGAACGGCACCCCGGACTGCATGTCCTTCATCAGGAGATCCTTGAAGCCCGAGACGATCAGGGTTCCGCGGTCGGGGACCTGGACGGTGGTTTCGGCCTTCTGGAGGACCACCCAGGGAAGCTGCAGGAGGATATTCAGGCCGGGACGAATGTTTACCGTCCGCATGGTCTGCAGCTGCGCCAGGGAGGGCCGCAGTTCGAGGGTTACGTACTTGCGGTCGTTGGACACGATGGGCCGCACGTCGAGGACCACGCCGTGGGTGAGGATGCCGATGATGGGGTCGTAGGCCGCGGCGAGGGTCGAAACCTGGGGTTCGTAGTCCTGAATGTAGGCCACCTGGGTCAGGAACATGACGTGGGAGCGTTGCGTGTTGAAGACCGTCACGCGCGGCGCCTGAACGAGCGTGGCCTTGAGGCCCTTGTGGAGGGCCCGGAGGGCGATCTGGAGCGCCTGTTCGCCGATCCACTGGTACTGAAGCCCCAGGCCGCCCTGGCTGACGAGGCGGTTCTGAAGGGGGTCGATGCCGATGCCGGTCAGGGGGTCGAACCGCAGCAGCGTGTGGAACGTCTGCGCCCGCAAATCGTAGGATTCCAGCCGGGCCGACTCGTTGGTCGTGAAGCCGGGGCCGATCTGGGCGCTGGGTTCGTTGATCGAGGGGGTGTTGGGCTGACTGAGGCCGCCGACCCCGGTGTAGTCGATGCCCGGCAGCGACTGGTTGGCGCGGTTGATGATGTCCACGCCGACGTCGTCGAGGAAGTCGTCGTAGGCGGCCACGAACCGGCAGGTCACCGAAACCATGGTGCCCGTGTAACTGCGGAGCTTGCCCAGAAACTCCCGGAGCTCCCGGTGGACCTTGGGGGGGGCGTTGACGAGGAGCTGCTGGTTGGGGGTTTTCTCGATCGTCTGGTCCCCTTCCCAGGTGTTGGGGGCGATGTTTTCCTTGATGAGGTCGACGATCTGCTCCTCGCCGACGGAGGACTCCCGCGGCTCGTCGAGCGTGAAGGTCGCCCCCGTCAGCGCTCCGCCGCCCTGGGCCGAGGGGGACACCAGCTCCACTTTGGGGCCGGCGAAGTCCTGAAGCTTCACGAGAATGTCCCGGATGTCGTGCAGCTCCAGGACGTTGCCGCCCCCGGCGCTCTTGGGGTCGGTGATCAGGACCACCTTCTCTTCCGTGATCCGGTAGTCCAGGCCCACCTGACTGAGGAGAAGCTTCAGGACGTTGCGCAGCGTCGCGTCTTTGAGCTTGAAGTTGAGCGTCTTGGCCGGATCGATGTTCGCGAGGACGGCCCCGTCGATGTGGATGTTGAGCCCCGAGAAGTCCCGGATGAAATCCAGGATGTCCTGGAGCTTCGTCTCCTCGAAGGCGAGATCGATTTTCATCGTGTCGAGCTTGCGCTCGATGGCCAGGATGTCCGGATCCTCCTCGCCGCGGGTTCCGCCCTCGGTCTTGATGACGCTCTCGGTGATGCGCTTGGAGATTTCCGCCCATTCTTCGCGGGAGGGAAAGCGGACCGACTGGGAATACGGGATGACCGCCTCCTCGTCGTCATCCGTCAGCTGCTTCCAGTGTTCGACCTTCTTGGCCAGGATGTTGAAGTACTCTTCCTTGTGCCGGGTGCGCTGGGCGTCCTCCTTGAGCTCCTTGGCGACCGTGTAGTGGGGGTCGATGAGAAGGATTTCGTCGCAGAGCTTGATGCAGCGGTCGAACTTCTTCTGGTCGAAGGCCATGTAGGCCAGCTCCAGGAGATGGGCGATCTTGCGGGTGACCTCCCGCCGGTAGGCGATGTCGTGGGCGGCGGCCTCGGCCTCCGCGGCCTTGCGCTTCTCCTCTTCGACGCGCTTTTCCTCCTCGATCTTGGCGTTACGGGCCTTGACGATCGCCTCCCGCACGCGGGGGAGGAGGTCGTTCATGGCCTTCACCTCGTAGGGGATGTGGACGATTTTGAATTCGGCGTTTTCGAGTTCGCGGATCGCCTCGTCGTACATCCGGGCGTTGAAGTAGCGCTCGCCCTCGCGGATGTGGCGCGTGATCTCGATCTGAGCCTGCTCGATCTGGACGCGGAAGGCCTGGACGCTCTGGTCGGCGATGGACCGGGCGCCGAATTCGGCGCGCCCGCCGACCAGCATCTGCTGGATGTCGGCCAGAAGCTTGCGCGCGGCGAGATTTTCGGGCCACACCTGGAGCGCCTTTTCGGCCTCGACGCGGGCCTTTTCGAAGTCGCCCCGGTCGTGGTAGCGCAGCGCCACCTCGTAATGCTGCTGGGAGGCCACGCGCCGCTGCTGCTCGTCCCGCGAGCCTCCGCGGGCCAGCTCCTGAGCGATCTTCTCCATTTCCGGCGTGGTGGCCTGGATCGTGAGGGGCTTCTTCTCGGGCTCGGGCGCGGGAGGAGGCGGCGCCGGCTCGGTCTGAGCGGGCGGTTCCGGCGCGGGTTCCTCGGGCGCGGGCTCGGACGTGCTGCACCCGATTCCGGCGGCCAGGGCCACCGCCCCGATCGCGGCCGACAGCCGAAGAAGGCGATGCGTCATGATTCCCATCCTCCACGCGGTCCCGGCCGAGACGCCGGAACTATCTAGGAGACGAAGGAGACGGGCCAAACCCTGCACGATTCTACAGGAAGCAGGAGGGGGCGCAAGAAAAAGAGAGAAGGCGACGCCGGGGGCAAACGGGACGGCGCGGGATTCGGCCTCCGTGCGGCGCCGCGGCCGGAAGGTCGGAAAGAAAAACGCCCCTTTCTCGGAGGGGAAAGGGGCGCGGAAGCGCTCGAGGGACGGGGCTTACTTGCGCTGGAATTGCCCCTTCTGGTAGGAACCGTAGTACTTGTCGTGCCGCGGATTTCCCACGAACTCGACGTTGTCGATCCCCACGGCCTTGCACGCGTTGACCGCGCCGATGATGTGCTCGTAGGGGACCTCGCTGTCGGCGTCCAGGATCACCGGCGGCTTCTTGCCTTCGCCGCGGCTCGAAGGAATCGTCTGGTAGAGTTCGAGGGTCTTCTGCCCGAGGGCCTGGAAGACCGCCTTGTTCTGGGCGGCCTTGCCGGGGTTGGTCTCGGTCTTGTAGACGTCGCCCACCTCGATCTTTTCGACCATCACCTTGCAGACGTCGTTGGGTTTGTCGGCCTTCTCGTGGCGGCCCTTGTCCTGAAGGTGGGTGCGGGTATCGCCTCCCGCGCAGATGACGATCCGCACCTCCTGAAGCTCCGGCTGGAGCTGGTGCGTGGGCGCCAACCCCTTGTCCTTCGGGAGCTGGGAGAGGAGCTTGCCCTCGATCTCCTTGAAGTGCATCGACAGCATGAAGAAGATCAGCAGCTGGAACA
Above is a window of Planctomycetota bacterium DNA encoding:
- the guaA gene encoding glutamine-hydrolyzing GMP synthase, whose product is MPDNDYVAILDFGSQYTQLIARRTREASVYCEILPPDVSPDELKKHRLKGIILSGGPASVYQRRAPTCDPRIFELGVPVLGICYGMQLGAKLLGSKVSPAADREYGRTDITVKNGDRLFRGVPHDTQVWMSHGDRVEANPRDFDVLASTRNCATAAVRHKKRPFYGVQFHPEVHHTPFGAQILRNFLYAICGCRGDWEMKSYVDNAIAEIRRTAGKDHVLCALSGGVDSAVVAALVHKAVSNRLTCVFVDNGFLRKGEAKKVRDFFERRMHVNLVVVDAAARFLKALKGVTDPEIKRTRIGHTFVEVFKQAARPLKQVKFLAQGTLYPDVIESRSAHGGPSAKIKTHHNVGGLPKELGFKLLEPLRFLFKDEVRRIGRELGLPEELVRRQPFPGPGLAVRCVGPVTPERLEILREADDIVVHEIEKAKLQDRLWQYFAVLLPVRSVGVMGDGRTYQETVAVRIVESLDGMTADWSRVPHDVLAAISSRIVNEVKGVNRVVYDITSKPPSTIEWE
- a CDS encoding TIGR02253 family HAD-type hydrolase, translating into MSLKAVFFDIDDTLFSTTDFASKARRAAVEAMRRRGLRLPTEHILRELQEVIAEFSSNHEHHFDKLLLRLPRRSWDGVNPAILVAAGVQAYHDAKFHQLRPYPDVPPVLARLARTDLVRGVITAGLEVKQADKLLRLGLYDYFTPTAIFISDQIGISKPNSKLFQRACDEVGVAPRETMYVGDHPTHDVDPANALGMITVHVRRGKHAPEQGRTKPTYTLKNFKELLTVLRKDFNVRV
- a CDS encoding biopolymer transporter ExbD; the protein is MARRRRRQADDVKTEQLNMTPMIDVVFQLLIFFMLSMHFKEIEGKLLSQLPKDKGLAPTHQLQPELQEVRIVICAGGDTRTHLQDKGRHEKADKPNDVCKVMVEKIEVGDVYKTETNPGKAAQNKAVFQALGQKTLELYQTIPSSRGEGKKPPVILDADSEVPYEHIIGAVNACKAVGIDNVEFVGNPRHDKYYGSYQKGQFQRK